A section of the Etheostoma cragini isolate CJK2018 chromosome 12, CSU_Ecrag_1.0, whole genome shotgun sequence genome encodes:
- the atcayb gene encoding caytaxin isoform X3: MGTAEATLRMDSMEVKDEWQDEDFPRPLPEDEYVDSSCGLTDHRTDPPTTLNVGMSVAQHKRRTLVAPTMNLSLDQSEGSVLSDEFLETPDDLDINVDDIETPDETDSLEFINNGNELEWEDDTPVATAKRLPGEKEEESDSSGRLWRTVIIGDQEQRIDMQVIRPYLRVVTHGGYYGEGLNAIIVFAACYLPDSGCEDYTYIMENLFLYVVSSLELLVAEDYMIVYMNGATPRRKMPGIGWLKRCYQMIDRKLRKNLKCLIIAHPTWFIRTVLAISRPFISMKFMDKIRYAHTLKELSQIIPMEHVQIPECVLQYDDEKIQVQRERIEQEKPGSTLPKERA, encoded by the exons GCCACTGCCAGAGGATGAATATGTTGATTCTTCATGTGGTCTTACTGACCACAGAACCG ATCCTCCCACCACTCTGAATGTGGGCATGTCTGTGGCCCAGCATAAGCGGCGCACTCTGGTCGCCCCCACCATGAACCTCTCCCTGGATCAGAGCGAGGGATCGGTCCTCTCTGATGAGTTTCTGGAAACGCCAGACGATCTGGACATCAATGTAGATGACATCGAGACTCCTGATGAGACCGACTCGCTGGAGTTCATCAACAACGGCAACGAGCTGGAGTGGGAAG ATGACACTCCTGTGGCCACTGCCAAGCGTCTTCCAGGtgaaaaggaagaggagagtgaCTCATCCGGTCGTCTATGGCGAACAGTGATCATCGGAGACCAGGAGCAGCGGATTGACATGCAGGTCATCAGACCATACCTGAGGGTGGTCACACATGGAG GTTATTATGGAGAGGGTCTGAATGCCATTATCGTGTTTGCAGCCTGCTACCTTCCTGACAGCGGTTGTGAGGACTACACGTACATCATGGAGAATCTCTTTCT GTATGTCGTAAGCAGCCTGGAGCTGCTGGTGGCAGAAGATTACATGATTGTTTACATGAATGGAGCAACACCTCGTAGGAAGATGCCTGGCATCGGCTGGCTGAAGAGATGCTACCAGATGATTGACAGGAA ATTGAGGAAGAATCTAAAATGTCTCATCATTGCTCACCCGACGTGGTTCATCCGGACCGTCCTGGCCATCTCAAGACCTTTCATCAG CATGAAGTTCATGGACAAGATTCGTTACGCTCACACCCTGAAGGAGCTAAGCCAGATCATCCCCATGGAACATGTGCAGATCCctgagtgtgtgttgca GTATGATGATGAGAAGATACAAGTACAAAGGGAAAG AATTGAGCAAGAGAAGCCCGGCTCAACACTTCCTAAAGAAAG AGCTTAA
- the atcayb gene encoding caytaxin isoform X2, which translates to MGTAEATLRMDSMEVKDEWQDEDFPRPLPEDEYVDSSCGLTDHRTDPPTTLNVGMSVAQHKRRTLVAPTMNLSLDQSEGSVLSDEFLETPDDLDINVDDIETPDETDSLEFINNGNELEWEDDTPVATAKRLPGEKEEESDSSGRLWRTVIIGDQEQRIDMQVIRPYLRVVTHGGYYGEGLNAIIVFAACYLPDSGCEDYTYIMENLFLYVVSSLELLVAEDYMIVYMNGATPRRKMPGIGWLKRCYQMIDRKLRKNLKCLIIAHPTWFIRTVLAISRPFISMKFMDKIRYAHTLKELSQIIPMEHVQIPECVLQYDDEKIQVQRERIEQEKPGSTLPKERPKSMIAEVGRDI; encoded by the exons GCCACTGCCAGAGGATGAATATGTTGATTCTTCATGTGGTCTTACTGACCACAGAACCG ATCCTCCCACCACTCTGAATGTGGGCATGTCTGTGGCCCAGCATAAGCGGCGCACTCTGGTCGCCCCCACCATGAACCTCTCCCTGGATCAGAGCGAGGGATCGGTCCTCTCTGATGAGTTTCTGGAAACGCCAGACGATCTGGACATCAATGTAGATGACATCGAGACTCCTGATGAGACCGACTCGCTGGAGTTCATCAACAACGGCAACGAGCTGGAGTGGGAAG ATGACACTCCTGTGGCCACTGCCAAGCGTCTTCCAGGtgaaaaggaagaggagagtgaCTCATCCGGTCGTCTATGGCGAACAGTGATCATCGGAGACCAGGAGCAGCGGATTGACATGCAGGTCATCAGACCATACCTGAGGGTGGTCACACATGGAG GTTATTATGGAGAGGGTCTGAATGCCATTATCGTGTTTGCAGCCTGCTACCTTCCTGACAGCGGTTGTGAGGACTACACGTACATCATGGAGAATCTCTTTCT GTATGTCGTAAGCAGCCTGGAGCTGCTGGTGGCAGAAGATTACATGATTGTTTACATGAATGGAGCAACACCTCGTAGGAAGATGCCTGGCATCGGCTGGCTGAAGAGATGCTACCAGATGATTGACAGGAA ATTGAGGAAGAATCTAAAATGTCTCATCATTGCTCACCCGACGTGGTTCATCCGGACCGTCCTGGCCATCTCAAGACCTTTCATCAG CATGAAGTTCATGGACAAGATTCGTTACGCTCACACCCTGAAGGAGCTAAGCCAGATCATCCCCATGGAACATGTGCAGATCCctgagtgtgtgttgca GTATGATGATGAGAAGATACAAGTACAAAGGGAAAG AATTGAGCAAGAGAAGCCCGGCTCAACACTTCCTAAAGAAAG GCCGAAGTCGATGATAGCAGAGGTTGGCCGTGACATCTGA
- the LOC117954713 gene encoding uncharacterized protein LOC117954713, protein MYTEGAQTTGHHRFIQHINTTKRCSCQHCVHYEQPAYGHHGGPGHQPASVKQTAHPSLDCRRDTQAPRVKDVKGRAFVVDRAERSGHRSPQRRPVFAGPGLYSQSDDLSQVYPWELNPAKWSYPLEPGVRHYPSVKEQCSCVVRSDTRAHPFNAGIPHPLPHLQVKGQGYRHKKTVRYVSVDEEEESCGCTSENYYAEPHNPHVGHLQMPNGHCGPRPVFFQGGEERDSHQDRGRLKAGSEEGCNGRSGSHKAFFSTEVPQNQLNQNREKGLCVPPSGITSPEPSKSTTNSDHQHQVSEVVKQKRRQDSVRDQIRQVVTDLEDVLGGLKQVHVEMKEVVQQIDRLTARIDLSEEVPCITQGSSTKFHGSTHPSDLRLAPLPNHKPAPVPALQHIDKERIILRTNSPSPVHMASVVKTSRFTPPSHSKDINHERPGVNGHPPHFPPSRDTNHIGQTHPEPHPQSLDPKVIIANSTSNSKTQKPPLYPQNGRCGKGQYLPPKPVKTPAYSGRGCQSTSMV, encoded by the exons ATGTACACAGAAGGCGCACAAACAACGGGACACCACCGATTTATTCAGCACATCAACACCACCAAACGCTGCTCCTGCCAGCACTGCGTCCACTATGAGCAGCCAGCGTACGGCCATCACGGTGGGCCGGGACACCAACCAGCATCAGTCAAACAGACAGCCCACCCATCTCTGGACTGCAGGAGAGACACCCAGGCTCCTCGGGTTAAAGACGTAAAAGGGAGAGCTTTCGTGGTGGACAGAGCTGAGAGAAGCGGTCATCGCAGCCCACAGAGGAGGCCTGTGTTTGCAGGGCCGGGCCTTTACAGCCAGTCAGATGACTTGAGCCAAGTTTACCCCTGGGAGTTGAACCCTGCCAAGTGGAGCTACCCGCTGGAGCCTGGGGTGAGACACTACCCGTCTGTCAAAGAACAGTGTAGCTGTGTGGTGCGCAGCGACACCAGGGCACACCCCTTTAACGCCGGGATACCACATCCACTCCCCCATCttcaggtcaaaggtcaagggTACAGGCACAAGAAGACTGTCAGGTATGTCTCcgtggatgaggaggaggaaagttGTGGATGCACCTCTGAGAACTATTATGCGGAGCCACACAATCCCCATGTGGGTCATTTACAAATGCCAAATGGCCACTGTGGACCAAGGCCTGTGTTCTTTCAGGGAGGGGAGGAAAGAGATAGCCATCAGGACCGGGGAAGACTGAAGGCTGGATCAGAGGAGGGCTGCAATGGACGCAGTGGCTCTCACAAAGCTTTCTTCTCCACTGAAGTCCCACAAAATCAGTTGAATCAAAACCGAGAAAAGGGTCTCTGTGTCCCACCCTCTGGCATCACCAGTCCGGAGCCCTCAAAATCAACAACCAACAGTGATCACCAGCACCAGGTTTCAGAGGTGGTGAAGCAGAAGAGGAGGCAGGATTCGGTGAGGGATCAAATCAGACAAGTGGTGACAGATCTGGAGGATGTGTTGGGGGGTTTGAAGCAAGTTCACGTTGAGATGAAAGAG GTGGTCCAGCAGATTGATCGTCTCACAGCCAGAATCGACCTCAGCGAGGAGGTACCCTGCATCACTCAGGGGTCATCCACTAAATTTCATGGTTCAACTCATCCAAGTGACCTCAGGCTGGCACCGCTACCCAATCACAAGCCTGCTCCAGTCCCGGCGTTACAACACATCGACAAAGAACGCATCATCTTAAGAACTAACTCTCCATCCCCTGTTCACATGGCATCGGTTGTCAAAACCAGCCGCTTCACTCCACCCAGCCACAGTAAGGACATCAACCACGAAAGGCCAGGTGTAAATGGCCACCCGCCTCACTTCCCTCCCTCCAGAGACACCAACCACATTGGCCAAACTCATCCTGAGCCCCACCCACAGAGCCTAGACCCTAAAGTCATTATTGCCAACAGCACATCCAATTCAAAGACTCAGAAGCCTCCTCTGTACCCTCAAAACGGACGCTGTGGGAAGGGCCAATACCTGCCTCCCAAGCCTGTAAAGACCCCTGCCTACTCGGGGAGAGGCTGCCAGAGCACCAGTATGGTGTGA
- the LOC117954216 gene encoding nicotinamide riboside kinase 2-like isoform X1 — MKFIIGIGGVTNGGKTTLTKKLLKTLPNCCVVHQDDFFRKPNQIEVGEDGFRQWDVISALDMEAMVNTVKGWQENPVKFARSHGVSLSPEAGECNSEEGIHILVVEGFLIYNYKPLIDIYDKCFYISISYEECKRRRSTRTYTLPDPPGLFDGHVWPMYLKHRKEMENNCGKIEYLDGMTSKEHIYNKVYESVQNSLLNNL; from the exons ATGAAGTTCATCATTGGCATAGGAGG AGTGACCAACGGTGGGAAGAccactttgacaaaaaaactgctGAAGACATTACCCAACTGTTGTGTGGTGCATCAAGATGACTTTTTTAGG AAACCCAATCAGATAGAAGTCGGGGAGGACGGCTTTAGACAGTGGGATG TGATCAGCGCCCTGGACATGGAGGCTATGGTCAACACTGTGAAAGGCTGGCAGGAGAACCCCGTCAAGTTTGCCCGCTCCCACGGAGTGAGCCTGTCACCTGAAGCTGGGGAATGCAACTCGGAGGAGGGGATCCATATTCTTGTTGTGGAGGGGTTTCTCATCTACAATTACAA GCCTCTAATTGACATCTATGACAAATGTTTCTACATTTCCATTTCTTATGAGGAGTgcaagaggaggagaag TACAAGGACATACACACTCCCTGACCCCCCTGGCCTGTTTGACGGTCACGTCTGGCCCATGTACTTGAAACACAGGAAAGAGATGGAGAACAACTGTGGCAAAATAG AGTACCTTGATGGGATGACCTCGAAGGAACATATCTACAACAAAGTGTATGAAAGTGTTCAGAACTCCCTGCTGAACAACTTATAG
- the atcayb gene encoding caytaxin isoform X1, with the protein MGTAEATLRMDSMEVKDEWQDEDFPRPLPEDEYVDSSCGLTDHRTDPPTTLNVGMSVAQHKRRTLVAPTMNLSLDQSEGSVLSDEFLETPDDLDINVDDIETPDETDSLEFINNGNELEWEDDTPVATAKRLPGEKEEESDSSGRLWRTVIIGDQEQRIDMQVIRPYLRVVTHGGYYGEGLNAIIVFAACYLPDSGCEDYTYIMENLFLYVVSSLELLVAEDYMIVYMNGATPRRKMPGIGWLKRCYQMIDRKLRKNLKCLIIAHPTWFIRTVLAISRPFISMKFMDKIRYAHTLKELSQIIPMEHVQIPECVLQYDDEKIQVQRERIEQEKPGSTLPKERPKSMIAESLKWKNQWGTLIH; encoded by the exons GCCACTGCCAGAGGATGAATATGTTGATTCTTCATGTGGTCTTACTGACCACAGAACCG ATCCTCCCACCACTCTGAATGTGGGCATGTCTGTGGCCCAGCATAAGCGGCGCACTCTGGTCGCCCCCACCATGAACCTCTCCCTGGATCAGAGCGAGGGATCGGTCCTCTCTGATGAGTTTCTGGAAACGCCAGACGATCTGGACATCAATGTAGATGACATCGAGACTCCTGATGAGACCGACTCGCTGGAGTTCATCAACAACGGCAACGAGCTGGAGTGGGAAG ATGACACTCCTGTGGCCACTGCCAAGCGTCTTCCAGGtgaaaaggaagaggagagtgaCTCATCCGGTCGTCTATGGCGAACAGTGATCATCGGAGACCAGGAGCAGCGGATTGACATGCAGGTCATCAGACCATACCTGAGGGTGGTCACACATGGAG GTTATTATGGAGAGGGTCTGAATGCCATTATCGTGTTTGCAGCCTGCTACCTTCCTGACAGCGGTTGTGAGGACTACACGTACATCATGGAGAATCTCTTTCT GTATGTCGTAAGCAGCCTGGAGCTGCTGGTGGCAGAAGATTACATGATTGTTTACATGAATGGAGCAACACCTCGTAGGAAGATGCCTGGCATCGGCTGGCTGAAGAGATGCTACCAGATGATTGACAGGAA ATTGAGGAAGAATCTAAAATGTCTCATCATTGCTCACCCGACGTGGTTCATCCGGACCGTCCTGGCCATCTCAAGACCTTTCATCAG CATGAAGTTCATGGACAAGATTCGTTACGCTCACACCCTGAAGGAGCTAAGCCAGATCATCCCCATGGAACATGTGCAGATCCctgagtgtgtgttgca GTATGATGATGAGAAGATACAAGTACAAAGGGAAAG AATTGAGCAAGAGAAGCCCGGCTCAACACTTCCTAAAGAAAG GCCGAAGTCGATGATAGCAGAG AGCTTAAAATGGAAGAACCAATGGGGGACATTGATTCATTAA
- the LOC117954216 gene encoding nicotinamide riboside kinase 2-like isoform X2, translating into MEAMVNTVKGWQENPVKFARSHGVSLSPEAGECNSEEGIHILVVEGFLIYNYKPLIDIYDKCFYISISYEECKRRRSTRTYTLPDPPGLFDGHVWPMYLKHRKEMENNCGKIEYLDGMTSKEHIYNKVYESVQNSLLNNL; encoded by the exons ATGGAGGCTATGGTCAACACTGTGAAAGGCTGGCAGGAGAACCCCGTCAAGTTTGCCCGCTCCCACGGAGTGAGCCTGTCACCTGAAGCTGGGGAATGCAACTCGGAGGAGGGGATCCATATTCTTGTTGTGGAGGGGTTTCTCATCTACAATTACAA GCCTCTAATTGACATCTATGACAAATGTTTCTACATTTCCATTTCTTATGAGGAGTgcaagaggaggagaag TACAAGGACATACACACTCCCTGACCCCCCTGGCCTGTTTGACGGTCACGTCTGGCCCATGTACTTGAAACACAGGAAAGAGATGGAGAACAACTGTGGCAAAATAG AGTACCTTGATGGGATGACCTCGAAGGAACATATCTACAACAAAGTGTATGAAAGTGTTCAGAACTCCCTGCTGAACAACTTATAG
- the loxl5b gene encoding lysyl oxidase-like 5b, with the protein MAKWSLFFLYLFHGQLPLIFGQQQRTAGPWRRQIQWENNGQVYSLMSTGSEYHVPVRSRSQSRVYVGGRRDGTRSQMPGAQRGTTLVRPGQTESRPFRTDHGVEPGSTALGRDIRRYAPFNGRASGAQHFNPEHTNTINASASGRFADFPGSIRRVSLDAPAPHNRGGEPGPGAQYQLLRAVPEAMSVSRQHAQTDQSVSAHPTALERESEARAPSSARSQDGSNEANGNGEDMINDDPRNPLKNHRNSVFYNSYPTRGRSVARTRRPPGTGYGTRYFQNGLPDLVPDPYAIQAGAYVQRMQMFALRCAAEENCLARSAYGPAVRDIDFRVLLRFPQKVKNQGTTDFLPVKPRYQWDWHSCHQHYHSMDAFSNYDLLDIVSGRKVAEGHKASFCLEDTGCEPGFRRRYACTSHTQGLSPGCHDLYAANIDCQWIDITDVPPGNYILKVTVNPNFHVLESDFTNNVVRCDITYTGIYVQTRNCRVSRV; encoded by the exons ATGGCAAAATGGTCACTCTTCTTTTTATACCTTTTCCATGGACAACTTCCCCTCATCTTTGGGCAGCAGCAGCGCACAGCTGGGCCCTGGCGGCGTCAGATTCAGTGGGAGAACAACGGGCAGGTTTATAGTTTAATGAGCACTGGGTCAGAGTACCATGTTCCGGTTCGGTCCAGAAGCCAGTCGAGGGTTTATGTTGGCGGCAGGAGGGATGGCACCAGGAGCCAAATGCCAGGAGCGCAAAGAGGAACGACGCTTGTAAGACCCGGACAGACTGAATCCAGACCGTTCAGGACTGATCACGGTGTAGAGCCAGGATCTACTGCGTTAGGACGCGATATTAGACGGTATGCGCCTTTTAACGGTCGTGCGTCAG GAGCACAACACTTTAACCCGGAACACACCAACACAATCAACGCCTCTGCATCAGGGAGGTTTGCCGATTTTCCAGGCAGTATACGACGTGTCAGTTTGGATGCCCCTGCACCGCACAACAGAGGAGGAGAGCCAGGGCCCGGTGCGCAATACCAACTCTTACGCGCGGTGCCAGAGGCGATGTCTGTCTCCAGGCAACACGCGCAGACAGATCAATCCGTCTCAGCACATCCCACAGCTCTGGAAAGGGAATCTGAGGCTCGTGCTCCATCCTCTGCACGTAGTCAGGATGGTTCAAACGAGGCAAACGGTAACGGAGAAGACATGATTAACGACGACCCTCGAAACCCGTTAAAAAACCACAGGAATTCTGTTTTTTACAACTCGTATCCCACAAGAGGCAGGTCAGTGGCCCGCACGCGCCGTCCGCCTGGCACAGGGTATGGAACAAGATATTTCCAAAATG GACTGCCAGACCTTGTGCCAGACCCATATGCCATCCAAGCAGGTGCGTATGTCCAGCGCATGCAGATGTTCGCGCTCCGCTGTGCAGCTGAGGAGAACTGTCTAGCCAG GTCAGCTTACGGACCTGCTGTGAGAGACATTGACTTCAGAGTACTCCTGCGATTCccccaaaaagtgaaaaaccaAGGCACCACTGACTTCCTTCCTGTCAAGCCGAGATACCAGTGGGACTGGCACAGCTGTCACCA ACACTACCACAGCATGGATGCCTTCAGTAACTACGACCTGCTGGATATCGTCAGTGGACGTAAAGTGGCCGAGGGACACAAAGCTAGTTTTTGCCTGGAGGACACGGGCTGTGAACCCGGATTCCGGCGGCGCTACGCCTGTACATCTCATACACAG GGACTGAGTCCAGGATGCCATGACCTGTACGCTGCCAATATCGATTGTCAGTGGATTGACATCACTGACGTACCTCCTGGAAATTATATCTTGAAG GTTACGGTCAATCCCAATTTCCACGTCCTGGAGTCAGACTTCACTAACAACGTAGTGAGATGTGATATCACATACACAGGAATTTATGTTCAGACACGCAACTGTCGAGTATCAAG aGTGTGA